ttatccacgagtctgtggatggaggcgttaaaaaccgccattcatattctcaatagagtaccaagtaagtcggtgcccaaaacatcgtatgagttgtggacaggaagagtaccctcacttaaccacttgcgtgtgtgggggagccctgctgaggctaaagtttttaacccaaacattgggaagctagatcccaaaacagtgagttgttatttcattggctacccagaaaagtcaaagggttttcgtttctactgtcctaacagacatacaaagtttgtggaaacgagacacgctgtcttcctagaggatgaaatgattagggggagcatggtagctcgagaaattgaccttgaagagaagcgggtgtatgcacccacccCGATCAtttatgagccatttttctcactacctgctgttgctgcaccaacagtacaagacactgtggtgccagcacctgttgttatcccgcctgtggcaacaatgaatgatcatgaggaacctgtgcctcaggatcctatagaacctattgccacacatgagggggagcaacaacagcctcagacagaaaatgtgccaattgaggaggcccctagaaggtctcaaagagttagaaaatcagctattcctgctgattatgaagtgtacaacactgaagaatttcaaatggaggatgatcccacctcatttgaagaagccatgaaaagtgatcattcgtcaaagtggcttgaggccatggaagatgagataagatcaatgaatgcaaataaagtttgggatttagagataattcctaaaggagctaaaacagtaggctgtaaatggatctacaaaacaaaacttgactgttaagggaatatagagagatataaagcccgacttgtggcaaaaggctttacacaaagagaagggattgattacaatgagaccttttctccagtctcatgtaaggattcattcagaatcataatggcattagtggcacattacgatttggaattacatcagatggatgtaaagacggcatttctcaacggagacttaaaggaaaatgtttacatggcacaaccgaaaggttttgtcatggaaggaaaagaacgtttaggatgccgcctaaagaaatctatttatggattaaaacaagcttcaagacagtggtacttgaagtttgatcagacaataaagaattttaggtttaaagataatgttgaggacaattgtgtctacgcaaagtttaagaatgggaagtttatcttccttgtcctgtatgtggatgatatcttacttgctagtagtgatgtcagcctactactggagacaaagaagtttttatcctcaaaatttgatatgaaagatcttggtgaagcttcgttcgttctagggatcgagattcaccgagatagaagtaaaggggtattaggactgtcacaaaaggcatacatagaaaaagtcttaaagaaattcagtatgcacaaatgtagtccctcacctgctcctatagtcaagggcgacagatatggggattttcaatgccccaggaaccaatatgagatcgatcaaatgaaagtggttccatatgcttcagctgtcgaaagcttgcaatatgctcaagtgtgtacgcgtcctgacttggcatttgttatcgggttacttggcagattccagagcaatcctggaatagaacactggaaattggtaaagaaagtcttgcgttatttgcaaggaacgaaaggcctcatgatgacgtatagaagatctgattcactccatatagtgggatattcagattctgattatgcgggagataatagaaaatccacgtctggatatgtgtttactctcgcagggggagctatttcatggaaaagctcaaagcaaaccgtcactacatcgtccacaatgtatgccgagtttgtagcatgttatgaggcaacggggcaggtgaactggctaaagaagttcatacccggtttgaaggtggttgacgacatcaatagaccactgaagttatactgcgataataatccagcagtacagtatgctcacaacaataggtcaagtggtgctgccaaacacattgacataaagtattatgttgtgaaggataaagtccaggatcaaatgataagtcttgagcatataagtaccgaaaagatgctcgcggatccgcttacaaaaggcttaccacccaacgtgttcagggaacatgtagccggcatgggtttaagggaaagcctatgattcctggactataaagggcccaaaagttaaagtaactatttcagatcagagacgtgcattgtagctgttaaatctatcggcgattgaccgtgacgatgagacatgctctatgcatcatctgtgaagaaatgagtaagaataaaaggattgaagtttaaagtttaaagataaaagtaatagtgagatcaagggggagaatgttagattgatctcctgaccaataagcccaacggcttaTTGGGCCTAGGtctcgtgccctgatcgggggcgcccaaccctacatggttggtgggccaccgtcgcactgcgctatataaagaggtgggggccggcggctcaaagcacgaggttcgccgtgagccgcaaaccccaccgacaaaccctaattccgatctaagagggcgcgcagccagcgacgggaagctccgctgatcctcgtcgtcgtcactgctacgcccgaccgcactgcatcgacgtccgtgcaacctctactccacccgtcgctgcccgtgtgctgcctccatcaccgaaccagtgatggccagcacaaccgcgacttcatccggaggctcaggttcatcaccagcccctctctaccctatctccctctcggtgtagtgttctaggtctaaatgtgcatgtgcTTCACGGATCTAAGTGTTCATCCgtctagatctaccctagtcgatccacagaaaCACGACACTGCAGACTGCGCTGCTAGCCTGAAAGCAGAACAAGACAGATTACTTCTAGGAATCTCAAACTCTGATTCTGGAACACATATAAAATTGATTAATACTGTACAACATCCAGAAAGGAGCTGCTACCTTAACTTCTTCATAAAGTTTGCTCTCCATGCATACAACCTATCAAGTGTGGAGATATGGCTGCCAGCATTAATCCCAAGAGAATTTCTAGATGGTGACAATTGTGAAGACACTGATCTATGCCAGGTAAGGTACTTTATCTCGGCTTGAAAAGGCTCTGCATTAAACCATGGTGCATCACATTATTTGTACAGTTGGAAGGCCAAGTATTCTATTCAATAGTAGAAACCAAAATGCTAATAGCTGTAATAAATGTCGAATAATATCACATTACAATTACTCCCTAAAAGAAACCTTTTGCATTTATATTTGTAACACAGGAATAGCAAAAGCCTTCGTTGAAGGGGGGGGGAGTCAAACTaatagtttcagccaaaattagCTTACATTCAGGAACAGTGACATCCTCTCTGCAGCAAACAAACAGTGTTGCCAGAAAACTTGTTGGCTTTGATCCATGTGCTGCAGAAATTTACTTTTTAGTTTAATATTAATTCTATCACAGAGGGTAAGAGAAACTTGGAAAACGGTATAACCAGAAAGCTATTCACTTGATAGCTAACCTATTTCTTCAGGTAGTAGAGGGCGGAACTGGATTTTATCTTCCTCAAGAATTCTTGGGACTTCTTTTCCAGAATTGCATGCCCAAAAGAATAATATCTCAATCTCTTTCATGCATGTATTTAAATCTTTTACCACGTTACCTAAGTCAGTGGAAGGTTTCTTTGACATCCCAATCACTGTCCTCTTATTTTTGGAGTTGTCACTACAAGAATTAGTACTTTGTGAAGCAATATTTTCTGAAGCGTGTTGTGCAGGTGAGTGAGTATTATCAACAAGCACATCATTCCAGTTCTTGAACATGGGCGCCCTAGTTTCAGTGGATGGATTGTCAAAGTTATCGTCTAGCTCTGCAAAATCATCATCTCCCTCGCTGTGCTCAGGGATCCCTTCCTCTCGGAGGCTCCTTAAACCATCAGCATTTTCAAAATTCTGACTGACCTCTCTAGCAGCAGGGAATGAAGATTGAGCGGTTACTTTTGCAGGTGCTGTCATGGAGTTCCTCCCAGCACTCATATGATTGACAGGCAAAAGAGGTGGCGAAACATTTGGGATTGACTCTTTCAGCACTTCAGGTTCAAAACATTTCCTCAGAAGAGAAGCGGTTTCTCTCAGCGACAGAATATAAGCGCGGTGAGAAGCTGCAAGTGCACATCTTCCATCTAACGCTTCTCTAACAAAATGCTTCCTCTCCTGGCATAGCACAAGGACCTTGTCATCTTCAAACTTAGAAGGTGCCACCCCCATTTTTGAAGAGCAACAGCACTTAGAGCTTCACGAACAATACTTGGACATGCCAATTTGAGGCCATCAACGAACGATTTGCAAGTGATAGTGTCTGTGTGATGTGACTTTCTGTCTCTGATGCTGCAAGACTGAAATAGTTTGGAATCTTCCCAGTTAGACCGTATCTAAATTTATAACGATCTGGTTTTCTTCTTAATAAGATAAGAAGAAACAAAAAAGCATTCACCCCAAGCCGATCACTTCACCTTAACCAATCCTTTCCATTTTACTATAGTTGCATCCAGTAActacttttcataatttttacaGCAAAGGCACAAAACCGGAAGCCATCTTTCCATAAAAGAATATCATACATAAAGTTAGCTGTCCACATTTAAGTTGTAGTACAGCAAACTGTCCGATTGAAAATGGGCATAGATCGCATTTGAGAGGCCCATTCGAGTGGAAACGGCTCGGCCCATTGGAAAAGACGAGGGCCGAGGGCCCGCCTGAACCCGCTCCCCACGGGCCCACCAACCCCGCTTTCGCCGCTCCCATTTCAAAATGGACCTCTCGTTCTCTTTCCCGTGTTGCGCATGCGCTCCGCTGGTGGTGACCATTTTCCTTAACAAACCAAACCAGCAGAGGGGCAGCTGTTAATCGCAATTAGTGCGCGCGAATCAAATGCTCCTCTGCCCTCCCGACCGTTGCTAGCCCCACAGCCATATTCCACACCGCCGCCCTGCCGCGGCCGCCGACTCCACTCGCCTTCGCCCTGCCCGCCGGCTCCACTCCACTCGATTCGCCTCGCCTGAGATTCTCGCAGgtttgcacccccccccccctcctcctcctctactcgATCCAGCAATCCAATTATCGCTGGGGTTTAGTTTCGGTACGAGTTGCTGCGGAGTGGTTCGAAATCCCCCGTCGGGTTTGGGGCGATCGATGCGCTGGGGCGTGCAGGATCGGAAGGGCGTCCGTGGGTCGGCGGTGGCTCCGGGATCGAGGATCGACGGGGAGTGGTTTTGCGAAGCGAATTTTCGTTGGGGCTCCTGGTTATAGATTGAGAGGGGTTGGGTCTTTGGGCGGTTCGGTGCCCCTGGGATCGAGGATCCAAGTATCGTTGCCTTTTCTGGTGTCATGTGGCCTTGCGTGTAgcctgtttgacttatttcctaTTAGATAGACCTACTGAGAAGTAGACATACGCGCTTCGGTTGGGAGTTCAATTCCTTGCCAAGGATACGGGGAACTATGCCCCTGTTAATATTTTTGTTTACTTTTCGGAACAAAGGATTTGTTGTCTTGCCTTGTTATTCAGCTATGCAAATTACGATCTAATGTGTCTCATGGTTAGTTCTCTTTGCTGACTACAATATGCAACCCATGCAGGGACTAGTTTGTGGGGGAATCCCGAATCCAGGAACCTGTGAATCCTCGACACTTCTGAAACATGAGAAGATTCTTTTTCTTTGGGTCCCCTGCTGCAAACCCTGGTGAGGGAAATGAGCAACCGATCAGTGATAATAGGACTAGTAGACATAAAAATACAGATGAGGGAAAGGACAGTTCCGGTTCCTGCAGCACAAGATTCTCGAGATCCAGAAGCCGTCGTCAGAAGCGGAGCAAGGAggaaccagccaatcccaagcaACTCAGGAGGTCCATGTCGTTCTCATCCCCGGCCAGAAACAGTTGTGTGGATGAACGATGCTTTAGCTTCTCGGGTGATGTTCCATGCTCTTTGTATGATGAATCTGATGCACCCCACCATGCCAAAGATGTCGTGTAAGTGGTCATCCTACCTGATAATTACTGTCCGTACTACTTACAATACAAGATGTTTACCTTTGATTGAAATGATAGTAGAGTATTGGTTATTAGCCCCTGTTGCCTATTTGCCATTTGATTCATgttaaaaaaaaatctagagaAAAGACAtgagtgccggaggctcccacatgagtggggtctggggaagggaaaaaccgaggcaagccttccccccgcaaaatctacgaacccgcgacctggtgactcagtgagacagctctcagcAAATACACCGTGATATGTGAATCTGCAAACTCTACTCGTTTTAGCTATTATTCTGAATGCTTATTTATCTTTTTCTGCAAAGGAGGCCGTCTTTATGATTGTTCAGTTTCAGTGCACATGCAGACTTTCTCTGGCATCTACGAATGATCTATACTGGGTTTGATTGCATACAAGTTATGTTCTTCCATTTTTCACTCaaatatatattcttgtgattgaGTTCAAAGGTGGTTCAAGTAGGTTCCATGGTGTCCTGTGACACCAATGTTTATAGAAAATAGATGCTTTATATTTTTCGTTAGATAGATGACACCATGATGCAATGGAGATTACACAAGTAGTTCTTCAGTTTGGATCcacccttgtttagttcctctttACTACTAGTGTTTCTGTGGCCagactctctttttttttttgttttaagtCCATATGTATAGTAGCTAATTTTTTCAGCATGTCATCTGAAAAATGATTTTAACAGTATATCTTAACTTGCAGTCCCGATATGTGGTCGCCAGAAGGGAATCCGTTCTTGAGAGAATATGCAATAAAGACCCCAAAACCTCATTCTGCCATGGAAAATGATTCTCCTCGTTCAAAATGCTGTTCATGCTCAGCAGGGCACTCTCCTGTTAGCTCTCCTATTGCTATACAATGCAGGTCAACAAGACTTAGCAATTTATTAAACAAGAATGAAGTACTAGATCGGTACATTGATAGAGGGCATGAAGATGCAATGGTAAATGAGAAACAGAAGCAAGGCGCCCCTGTCACATCTATGGTTTCTAATTTGGGAAGGCCACCTCGACCCCAGTCTACAGTACCATCCATTCCAAAATCAATGAAAGAGACAACAGAGAGCTACCCAGATGTGGATTTAAAAGACGGCTTCCTTTGGCGACTTGCTCAAGAGGGCACAGGATATACCCACAAGATGGCAACTATGTGCAGTGCATTTAGacaccacataagcatgtcaGAAGCTTCTGAAAGAGAAAGTTCAACATCTGTTGAAGATATTTATGAAGATTTGCAAGATGTGAGACTTCCAAATGTTGTCTGCCCCTCCACTTGTCCTACTTTAGGTATGACTTCACGTTGCTCCTATCATTGTAGGGTCATGCTTTTGTGATGCTTCTCAATATTtttatgatgattttttttttttggcatcaGCGGAAGACGAAACCGATGACATGCTGCTTCAAAGAGCTAAAGAAGTTGAGTCAAGGTTTATTATTCCTTGTGGAGATGAATATGAATTCAGCATGCTTAGGGATAAACCATTGACCTCAAATGACATGTTTGAGTTAATCCAGCAACTGACTGAAGATAGGAAACAATTAGCACATGAATTGTCTTCAGAGATCAAGGCACGTGTTACAGAAAGGTTTGCTGCCAAAGAGCAATACAAACAAACAAATAAAGAATTGGAAACCAGAACTAGGAGGCTGGAGAAGGAGAAGAGTGAAGTACAAACTACACTGGAGAGAGAGATGGACAGAAGGTCAGACGATTGGTCTATCAGGCTATCAAGATTTCAATCTGAAGAAGAGAGACTACATGAACGGGTGAGAGAACTTGCAGAGCAGAATGTGTTATTTCAGAGAGAAGTTACTTTTCTTGAAGCAAATAAGGCTGAAGCTTCAATGAAAGTTGCAAGTTTGGAAACGCAAAACAGCAAATTAAATGACGATCTAGAGAAACTCAGAAATGAGCATGAGAAACTCCATAGTTCCTCGGTAGATTTGCAGGCTCGTTTTGCTGAGGTTGTAGAGGAAAGGGACCACATCCGGGAATATTTGAAGGCCAAGGAGGTAGAGACTAAAGCATTGCACAAAGTGATTGCAAGACTACAAACAGCATGTAATGAGCAGGAAAGGACAATTACAGGCCTGAGACAAGGATGCATAGATGAATTAGATAGGAAATTTGTTGAGTGCACCACCAGTGATAAAACAAGGAAACTACAAATGGAACTTATTAGACTGACAGGGGTGGAGCAAAAGTTGAGAGGTGAAATTCGATCTTGTGATCTTGAAGTAGAATCCCTCAGACAAGAGAATATTGCACTCTTAAATCGTTTACAAGGTGCTGGAAATGGAGCAAGCTTCTCCTCGATTCGCCTTGACCAGGAGCTTCAGGCTAGAGTGGATAACCTGCAAATGCAAGGCTTGTCACTGCTTGATAAGATTAGCCAACTTTGTGCTAAATTGCTGGATCTGATGAAACACAAGAGACATGAAAATGAATATTTGATTGGCAATGATGCATTAACATTCAGTGATTACACTTTTGAGTACCAGAGCATCAAAGGAGGAATCGAAGGTCTGAAGCGAAGTTTGAAGGCAATCAATTCTATACTAAGTGAAAAGCAAAATGCTAAAGAAAATTCTGGTGAAATTGCAGCTGAAGGTAGTCCTTCCAAAGATGAAATGGTGAGTTACTTCTGGTACAAAACAACCTCTGTCATTTGAAGTTTACTTTGCCATGTGGTTGTCCAGTTAAAAAAATGTTCACAGTAAAGATTCTCTAGAAGTATGTTTTTGGATAGTTACATGTGCTTGGGAATGTGTTTTCATGAAAGTTCTAGGGTAAGAGTTTATATCTGATGCTTTGTGAATATAGTCGAATTAATAGTGACTTGACTATTATGAAAAgaaatgtttcaagaagtttgggTCCTTGAGCATATATTTATCATCACCAAATAACTTCCATTCTTATGTAGGATGATTTTGGACTCAAGCTGAAAGAAGAGGCTATGCTGAACCGAGTACTGAAGGAGGCAGTCTTATCAAAGGAACTTGACATTGAACAATTGCAATCTGATCTGGCATCTTCACTTCGCATCCAAGATGTTATGAGAAACGAGATCCAGAGAGTTCAGGATGAACTTTCTTGCATAACCCACAAAGCTAAGCAGTTGGAGCTTCAGGTATCATGAGTTCATTGCATAATTCACATCTTTATTCCCCAATAAACCTGCAGTTCATTGTTTTTCTCTGATCAAAGTAGATTTTGATAATGATTTCCCTTTCATAATGAATTACTCTTAACCTGTCTGGTGTTAGCCAATTATAGTGGTCAAGTTGCAGTATGTCTCAAAGTACTTAAAAG
Above is a genomic segment from Miscanthus floridulus cultivar M001 chromosome 3, ASM1932011v1, whole genome shotgun sequence containing:
- the LOC136542815 gene encoding uncharacterized protein isoform X2 yields the protein MRRFFFFGSPAANPGEGNEQPISDNRTSRHKNTDEGKDSSGSCSTRFSRSRSRRQKRSKEEPANPKQLRRSMSFSSPARNSCVDERCFSFSGDVPCSLYDESDAPHHAKDVVPDMWSPEGNPFLREYAIKTPKPHSAMENDSPRSKCCSCSAGHSPVSSPIAIQCRSTRLSNLLNKNEVLDRYIDRGHEDAMVNEKQKQGAPVTSMVSNLGRPPRPQSTVPSIPKSMKETTESYPDVDLKDGFLWRLAQEGTGYTHKMATMCSAFRHHISMSEASERESSTSVEDIYEDLQDVRLPNVVCPSTCPTLAEDETDDMLLQRAKEVESRFIIPCGDEYEFSMLRDKPLTSNDMFELIQQLTEDRKQLAHELSSEIKARVTERFAAKEQYKQTNKELETRTRRLEKEKSEVQTTLEREMDRRSDDWSIRLSRFQSEEERLHERVRELAEQNVLFQREVTFLEANKAEASMKVASLETQNSKLNDDLEKLRNEHEKLHSSSVDLQARFAEVVEERDHIREYLKAKEVETKALHKVIARLQTACNEQERTITGLRQGCIDELDRKFVECTTSDKTRKLQMELIRLTGVEQKLRGEIRSCDLEVESLRQENIALLNRLQGAGNGASFSSIRLDQELQARVDNLQMQGLSLLDKISQLCAKLLDLMKHKRHENEYLIGNDALTFSDYTFEYQSIKGGIEGLKRSLKAINSILSEKQNAKENSGEIAAEGSPSKDEMLKEEAMLNRVLKEAVLSKELDIEQLQSDLASSLRIQDVMRNEIQRVQDELSCITHKAKQLELQVSKKDESINEIQQDFQESAKELAALRGTLKTVTEERDLSWQEAKQLRRNISIMQNEVVSLKKKIEALDEDILVKEGQITILQDSIDKPFDIICSPRSMREFDMA
- the LOC136542815 gene encoding uncharacterized protein isoform X1, translating into MRRFFFFGSPAANPGEGNEQPISDNRTSRHKNTDEGKDSSGSCSTRFSRSRSRRQKRSKEEPANPKQLRRSMSFSSPARNSCVDERCFSFSGDVPCSLYDESDAPHHAKDVVPDMWSPEGNPFLREYAIKTPKPHSAMENDSPRSKCCSCSAGHSPVSSPIAIQCRSTRLSNLLNKNEVLDRYIDRGHEDAMVNEKQKQGAPVTSMVSNLGRPPRPQSTVPSIPKSMKETTESYPDVDLKDGFLWRLAQEGTGYTHKMATMCSAFRHHISMSEASERESSTSVEDIYEDLQDVRLPNVVCPSTCPTLAEDETDDMLLQRAKEVESRFIIPCGDEYEFSMLRDKPLTSNDMFELIQQLTEDRKQLAHELSSEIKARVTERFAAKEQYKQTNKELETRTRRLEKEKSEVQTTLEREMDRRSDDWSIRLSRFQSEEERLHERVRELAEQNVLFQREVTFLEANKAEASMKVASLETQNSKLNDDLEKLRNEHEKLHSSSVDLQARFAEVVEERDHIREYLKAKEVETKALHKVIARLQTACNEQERTITGLRQGCIDELDRKFVECTTSDKTRKLQMELIRLTGVEQKLRGEIRSCDLEVESLRQENIALLNRLQGAGNGASFSSIRLDQELQARVDNLQMQGLSLLDKISQLCAKLLDLMKHKRHENEYLIGNDALTFSDYTFEYQSIKGGIEGLKRSLKAINSILSEKQNAKENSGEIAAEGSPSKDEMDDFGLKLKEEAMLNRVLKEAVLSKELDIEQLQSDLASSLRIQDVMRNEIQRVQDELSCITHKAKQLELQVSKKDESINEIQQDFQESAKELAALRGTLKTVTEERDLSWQEAKQLRRNISIMQNEVVSLKKKIEALDEDILVKEGQITILQDSIDKPFDIICSPRSMREFDMA